The proteins below are encoded in one region of Clostridium estertheticum:
- a CDS encoding Nif3-like dinuclear metal center hexameric protein: protein MLLKVKDIENIMEEYAPSILKESYDNVGLMVGESAENVTKVLVALDCTMDVIREAKNKGCNFILTHHPLLFVKPKTITTDTLVGRKVIELIKNGINVYSSHTNLDSVKGGLNDIVTEILGFSKYKIIEMSETNDSGKTDAGIGRLVILDEPMRFESLCENVKRTLKAEFIRVVGKDDKLVNTIAIINGSGEDFLGESIKLGADCIITGDTKYHGACDLLEQNIALIDAGHFKTEWIPFKVFIEKFKKRLIKDGYDNEVIISKCTFDPYKIK from the coding sequence ATGCTTTTAAAAGTAAAAGACATAGAAAATATTATGGAAGAGTACGCACCCTCTATTTTAAAAGAGAGTTATGATAATGTAGGACTTATGGTTGGAGAGAGCGCGGAAAATGTTACAAAAGTTTTAGTCGCATTAGATTGCACAATGGATGTAATACGTGAAGCAAAAAATAAAGGGTGTAATTTTATATTGACGCATCATCCTCTTCTTTTTGTTAAACCTAAAACTATTACTACAGATACCTTAGTAGGAAGAAAAGTTATTGAGCTGATTAAGAATGGTATAAATGTGTATTCTAGTCATACAAATCTTGATTCTGTTAAAGGTGGTTTGAATGATATTGTTACTGAAATCTTAGGATTTAGTAAATATAAAATAATAGAGATGTCAGAAACAAATGATTCAGGTAAAACTGATGCAGGAATTGGTAGATTAGTAATTTTAGATGAACCTATGCGTTTTGAATCGTTATGCGAAAATGTTAAAAGGACACTTAAAGCAGAATTTATAAGAGTTGTAGGTAAGGATGATAAATTAGTAAATACTATAGCCATTATAAATGGCAGTGGAGAAGATTTTTTGGGGGAGAGTATAAAGCTTGGAGCGGATTGTATTATTACAGGAGACACTAAATACCATGGTGCCTGTGATTTACTAGAACAAAATATTGCTTTAATCGATGCTGGCCATTTTAAAACGGAGTGGATACCATTTAAAGTATTTATTGAAAAATTCAAAAAACGACTAATAAAAGATGGATATGACAATGAGGTTATAATTTCTAAGTGCACCTTTGATCCATATAAAATCAAATAG